The genomic region GGTGGTGGTCGTGGTCCCGTCGGTCGTCGTGGTGGTCCCATCACTCGTCGTGGTGTCGTCCCCATCGTCGGTGGTCGTCGCCGTTCCGTCCGAGGTTCCAGAGCCGTCCCCGCTACCGCCGTCGTCGGTGCTCTCGTTCCCGGTCGTGCTCCCCTCCTTGTTCCCGAAGAGGTCGGTCTCGATGGTCTCCCGGTGCGTGAACTTGTCCAGGGGGACGGTGATCTCGGAGCCACTGACCTCGAAGGTTGCGTCGAACTCGATGCGAAGCTTCGTCACCTGGTCGTTCTCGATGTGGCTCACCCACCACTCGTCGAGCCGGTCGTTCTGGATGTGGGTCACCGTCCGGACCTTCGTGACCTCACCGGGCTGGAGCACGTACTCCTGCGTGTTCGTCCCGTTCCCGACCGTGATGTTGTTCATGTAGATGTCGTAGTCGATCTCGGAGACGGGAATCGGGTAGGACTTCGGGTTGTATATGTAGAAACCCAGCACGATGGGTGTCGTCTCGTTGGTCACGTTGCCCCACTGCCCGGCCGTCTCGTTGACGTACAGGACGGGGTCGGAGACCAGCGGTCGGTTCGCGTTTATCTCCCGGGTCTCCGTCGAGTTGAACGACGACAGCATGTCGGTCTGGATGGATTGCTGCTGGGAGACCGGGAACGAGCGACCGACCAGCCCGGAATCCAGGCTAGCAGCGATGTCGACCTGCGTCTGCTCGCCGTTCCTGATGTGGCTGGCCCACCACGAGGGGATCTTCTCGTTGTCGAGCTTCGTCCGGAGCTCGAGCGAGGAGTTCCCCGGGGGCGTCTCGATGTTCTGCTTGCTCCCTGTCGCCATCGAGATACCGTTCATCGAGATCTCGTAGTCGGCGCTCACGTCGAGGAAGCTACTACCGACCGGGTTGGGATTGTTCACACCGAGGTCGGAGACGATGACCGTCGTGGACTCGTTCACGCCGCCGAACTCGTTATCGACACCCGTCACGGAGGGGACGCCGACACCCACGACGGCGACCAGTACCCCGACGAGAACGACGAGCGAGAGTAGCACCGACCCGGCGATACGGAGCTTGCTCCCGAACAGGAGCCCCGTCACCGTGCCTCCACCGTCGGAACTCGATTCGTCTATCACAGCACCACCATCTTCCATGTCGATATCGTGAACGTCCTCGCTATGTAAACCTCTTCAATCTACGTGTGTAGGTTCATCGGCCGGGACAGTGAGAACTAAGGCCCTCCCCCCGAAAGCGACGGACATGACTGCGACATCGACCGACTCCTCGGACCGGGGCATCGGCTTCGGGGCCATCTTCGGCGCTATCACCGCACTGAGTGCCGCCGGACTGGTCACGTTCGGCATCACCTACCTCCAGACGGGCGAGCACGGCGCACAGGAACTCGGTGCGTTCGCGTTCGCCGCCGCCGTCATCTTCGCCATGCTGGCCGTGTTCACGATGCAGTGGTACGAGGCCTGACTGGGTGCGTGTCCGAGCGATAATCGTTATGTGTGTCAATAACGTATCTCCGTGTAGACGATGAGCGACTACTCCGAAGAGGAGCAGCGGATTCTCGCCTACCTGCGCGACAGCGTGTCCAGGGGCGAACAGTACTTCCGCGCGAAGAACATTGCCGAGGCTATCGGCCTCTCCTCGAAACAGGTCGGGACGAGACTCCCGCGCCTCGCAGAGAAGACGGACGATGTAGAGATCGAGAAGTGGGGCCGCTCACGCTCGACGACCTGGAAGGTAACACTCGGCTAAGCCGATTCCACGACGTTTTTACCGATATAGCCACCAGATGGCATATGACAGTCCGGGTAGAGCGGACGTTCGAGTTTCCGGTACACCCCGAACGCGTCTGGGAGTTCATCGCCGACCCCGAGCTCCGGGCGCGCCCCATCAGCGTCGTCGACGACTTCCGGCTCGACGACGAGGCGGGACAGGAAGCGACGTGGTTCGTCAAACTCCCGATTCCCCTGCTCGATAAGACAGCCGCCGTCAGGACACGCGACGTCGAGCGACGCGAACCCGAGTTCGTGAAGTTCGTCGGTCGCTCCAAGGTGATGCGCGTGACCGGCGAGCACGAGATAACCCCCACCGAGGACGGGTGTACGCTCTCGAATCGCTTCGTGGTCGACGGGAAGCTCCCGGGCGTCGAGCGCTACTTCAAATCCCATCTGGACGGTGAGCTGGACAACCTCGAAGCCGCGATGCGCGAATATCTGGAACTCCCAGCATGAAACTCGCACTGGCACAACTCCAGGTCGAGCCCGCTGACGTGGCGGGCAACGTCGCCCGCGCCGAGGCCGCCATCGAGACCGCGGCCGCCCGCGGTGTCGACCTCGTTGCGCTCCCCGAACTCTTCAACGTGGGCTACTTCTCGTTCGACCTGTACGCCCGGAACGCGGAGGGGCTCCACGGCGAGACCCTCTCCAGACTCTCCGATGCCGCACTGGAGAACGACGTGGCCGTCCTGGCCGGGAGTATCGTCGAGGACCTCGGGCAGACCAGGGAACAGACCGACGTGCACACGCCCGCGGACGACGGGCTCGCCAACACGGCGGTCCTGTTCGACGCCGAGGGCGAACGCCAGCTCGTCTACCGGAAACACCACCTGTTCGGCTACGAATCGGCCGAGACCGGCCTGCTGACGCCCGGTGACCGCGTCCCGGTGGCCGACCTCGGCGGGTTCACCATCGGCGTGACCACCTGCTACGACCTGCGGTTCCCGGAACTGTATCGCGGCCTCGTGGACGACGGGGCGGACATGCTCCTCGTCCCCTCTGCGTGGCCGTACCCCCGCGTCGAGCACTGGCAGACGCTCCCCCGCGCTCGCGCCATCGAGAACCTCTCGTACGTCGCGACCATCAACGCCAGCGCGGACTTCGAGGATGCGACGCTCGTCGGACGGTCGACCGTGTTCGACCCATGGGGCACGCCGGTCGCGACGACCGACGACCGCCCGGACATCGTCTACGCCGACGCAGACCCCGACGAGGTCGCGCGAGTTCGCGACGAGTTCCCCGCGCTCGACGACCGCCGGTGACTCGTGCCGAAGCCACGGTATTTATACGTAAGGCCGACCAAGCATCGGTTGCCGGTTAGACGCTTTTCACGTCGATCCCGGCACAACGCCCGTCGCACCTACGCCCGCGCCCACCGTCTGTTCCGCGGGGCTACCTAGGAGCCTAGCGCGGAACGGACATCTCGCCTCTCGTCCTCACTTTCCACAGTAACAGGTTCGACCGCTTCGCTCACCGCCAGAGCAGTCACGGTCCATCCGGCAGCGACCGCCTCGAGTCGTCGTCAGTTCAGTGCCGTCGTCGATACAGCTCGCGTTCGGTATCTATCGCGCGTCGTTGGACGCTATCGAGTGCCTTCTCCCGGTCGTCCATGGGCATCTCGGTTCGCCTGGGGTCACGACGAAGCACACGCGACAATCGCGACCGAACGCGACTAAGCATGACAGTGTTTAACACAGTCATGGTATTAAGTGTTGGGAGTCCGGCCGGTTTCACCCCCTTGCCCAGTCACGTCCGGTCGAGACGGGAGTTCTCGGCCCGTCCGGACCAGCGACACGAAGTACTTCGATACCACAGCTATTGGCCCAGTGATACATCGTCTGAGCGATGCCGACACGAAACCCGGGTGTGACGGACGACCCTGCGAGGGACGGCCGGCCCGATGGGCTGTGGAATCTCGACCGACGTGACTTACTGCGGACGGTGCCCGCGACGGCGCTCGCCGGACTGGCCGGGTGTGCGAGCATAGAACAGTTCGTGGGCGACGGCGATACCGACGACGCCACCACCACCACGACGTACGGCTACGGCGGGACCTCGACGCCGGCCGGAACCGCGGCGTCGACGACCGCGACTGCTGTCGTGACGGCGACATCGACGGCGGAAGGGGACTTCGGAGCACAGGGCTATGGACAGTACGGCTACGGGGGAACCCGCTGAGACGATGACCGACAATCACTCCTACAACACACCCACGAAGGGGGCGACCGACTGGCACATCCCGCTGAACGACAACTTCGAGCGACTCGACGCCGACGTGGAGGTCCGCGACCGAGAGGCCAACCGCAGCGACTACGTCGCCAAGGCCGGCGCGAAGTTCTTCGCGACGGATACCGGCGCTGCGTACATCGGTGACGGCTCCAGCTGGAACAAGCTCGCGGCCTCTGGTGACAGTCCGGAGTTCACCTCGGCGACCGTCTCCAGTGCCCCGACAGCCAACACGGACGTGGCTCGCAAGGCAGAACTCGACGCGAAAGCGGACACGGGCCACGCGCACTCTGGCGATGACCTGACACCGAATACGGTTCGGGCGTCCCGCATCGAGGCGGATACAGTCGTCACCGGCGACGTCGGAACCGTCGTCTGGAACGCCTACGACCAGTCGATTCCGTCGGGGAGCCGCACGACGGTCGAGTTCCAGACCGTCGAGACGGACCAGCGTAGTCAATGGGACAGCTCCACCTACGAGCTAACCGTCACCGAGGATGGGAACTACCTCGTGTCCGCGGGAATCTTCTGGCGCGACGAGCCGTCCAGCGGCACGAACCACTGGTTCACGGTCCGCAGGAACGGGAACGTCGGCGTCCTCCAGTCGTTCTCCGAGGGCGGCGACGAGCAACTCCAGGCGACGCGCCCGGTCCTCGGGGTGAACGAAGGAGACACCTTCCTCATGGAGGTCGAGCAGTACGAGGGCAGCAACCTCCGCCTCGGCGGGAGCCGTATCTCGACGTACCTGTCGGTCGTACAGCTCTGAACTGGCGTCGAAAAAACGGCGACGGGGAACTCAGCTTGCGGTGATTCCGCCCGATCAGTCGTCGTCGCATTCCGATGAGACTGCAGTTCGAACACGCCTTCCGGCGGTTCTCAACGATCAGTCGTCGTCGGAAGTCGTCTTGATGTCCGCGGACAGCCCCTGGGCCATCTCGATGTCCTTCGAGTTGTTGAGCGTCCAGGCGGTGCGCTCGGTGACGGCCTCGATGACCTCACGAGCGGACGGGTAGCCGTTGCCGGACTTCTTGACGCCACCGAACGGCAGGTGGACCTCGGCACCGATGCACGGCAGGTTACCGTAGGCGAGGCCGATCTCGGCGTTGTCGCGGAAGTAGTTGATCTGGCGGTAGTCCTCGGAGATGATGGCACCGGCGAGGCCGTACGGGGTGTCGTTGTGGATCTCGACGGCGTCCTCGATGTCACCCGAGTACTTCATCAGGGCGACGTGCGGGCCGAAACACTCCTCCTTGATGCAGCGCAGGTCCGGGTCGTAGTCGATCTCGTAGACGAACGGGCCGACCCAGTTGCCGTCTTCGTGACCCTCCGGAATCTCGCTGTCCTCGAGGTCGAAGCGGTCGACGAGGACGTTCGCGCCCTCCTTCTCGGCCATCTCGTTGTGGCGGCCGATCTTCTCGACGTGCTGGGGCTCGATGGCCGGGCCCATGAACGTGTCCTCCGAGAGCGGGTCGCCGACGGAGACGTTCTTCGCGATCTCGACGTAGCGCTCTTTGAACTCGTCGTAGACGTCCTCGTGGACGATGAGGCGCTCGGAGGAGACACAGCGCTGGCCGGTCGTCTTGAAGCTCGACATCACGGCGGAGTGGACGGCGACGTCGAGGTCCGCTTCCTCGGTGATGACGATGCCGTTCTTGCCACCCATCTCACAGGCGGCGAGCTTGCCGGGCATGCCGCCAACCTTCGAGGCGACCTCGTTGCCGACCTCGGCGGAGCCGGTGAACAGGACGGTGTCGGTGCGGTCGTCGTCGACGATCTGGGCACCGGCGTCACCGAAGCCCTGCACCATGTTGAACACGCCGTCGGGGATGCCGGCGTCCTCGAACATCTCCGCGATGATCTGGGCGCACCACGGCGTCTGCTCGGCGGGCTTGAACACGACGGTGTTACCCTCGACGAGCGCGACGGCCATGTGCCAGAACGGGATGGCGACCGGGAAGTTCCACGGCGTGATACAGCCAACGACGCCCCGGGGCTTGCGGCGCATGTAGGCGTCCTTGCTCGGAATCTCGGAAGGAATCACGTCGCCCTTCGGGTGGCGGGCGTCACCGGCGGCCCACTCGACCATGTGGTACGCTTCGATGACGTCGGCGCGACCCTCGGAGATCTCCTTCCCACACTCTTTCGTGACGACCTCGGCCAGCTCCTCGGTTCGCTCGCGGAGCTCGTGGTAGATCTCCCAGAGGTACTCCGCGCGGTCGATGTGCGAGAGTTCGCGCCACTCCTCGAACGCGTCGTCGGCCGCCTGGAGGGCCGTCTCTACGTCTTCCGGTGTGCCGCGGGCGAACTCGCCGAGCGTCTCGCCCGTCGCCGGGTTCTTGCTCTCGAACGTCTCCTCACTGGTACCGTCGGTCCACTCACCGCCGATGTAGTGCTGATAGGTCTCCGTAGCCTGCTGGCTCATATCTGGCAAAATTTTCGCTGGGGCGTGCTAAAAACCCTGCTATGTGACCATCCGTGATGTTGGCGGTCAGTTCGCGACCTTCTCTATCTCGCCCTTGACGAGCGCGGCGTCGAAATCGTGGTCCGGGCGGAGCTTCACGAAGTCGAGGAACTCACGGGCGGCGAGCAGGTCCGTGGTCGGGTAGACCGAAGCCGCGATTCGGACGGTATCACGAGCGTGAAGCATCGGGGCGAGGACCGCCATCGCACAGGCGAGGTCGTACGCGCGGGCACCGGCGAGCCCCTCCTGGCGAACGCTCGTCGCGTCGATGAAGTAGACCTCACCGTCAACGACGAGAACGTTCTCGGCGCGAAGGTCCCCGTGGGCCAGCCCGTGGTCGTGGAGTTCCCGGAGCACCTGGAACAACGACTCCGCGAGGGCGGTGGCCTCGCTCGGCCCCACGTCGTCGAGTGTCCGGAACGACGGCAGGTACTCCAGAACGAGGACGCCCAGGTCGTCGACGCCGAACGACTCGACGGGCTCGGGCGCGTTCAGGCCGATGTCTCGCATCCGCCGGGTCGCCTCCAGCTCGTGTTCGGCCATCTGGAGGGGGCCGTCGAACCGGTCGAAGAAGCCCTCGGTCCCGGAGGAGAACACGCCGAGGTTCCGGCCCGTGGTGAACAGGGCGTGGACCAGCGCGTTCTGGGGCGTGATGACCTTCACGAACCAGCGGTTGTCGACG from Haloarchaeobius sp. HME9146 harbors:
- a CDS encoding LEA type 2 family protein; the protein is MEDGGAVIDESSSDGGGTVTGLLFGSKLRIAGSVLLSLVVLVGVLVAVVGVGVPSVTGVDNEFGGVNESTTVIVSDLGVNNPNPVGSSFLDVSADYEISMNGISMATGSKQNIETPPGNSSLELRTKLDNEKIPSWWASHIRNGEQTQVDIAASLDSGLVGRSFPVSQQQSIQTDMLSSFNSTETREINANRPLVSDPVLYVNETAGQWGNVTNETTPIVLGFYIYNPKSYPIPVSEIDYDIYMNNITVGNGTNTQEYVLQPGEVTKVRTVTHIQNDRLDEWWVSHIENDQVTKLRIEFDATFEVSGSEITVPLDKFTHRETIETDLFGNKEGSTTGNESTDDGGSGDGSGTSDGTATTTDDGDDTTTSDGTTTTTDGTTTTTTSDGGSGTTTDDDSGTTTTDDGGILAIGVTGDSLNANAVSRMHT
- a CDS encoding SRPBCC family protein; the encoded protein is MTVRVERTFEFPVHPERVWEFIADPELRARPISVVDDFRLDDEAGQEATWFVKLPIPLLDKTAAVRTRDVERREPEFVKFVGRSKVMRVTGEHEITPTEDGCTLSNRFVVDGKLPGVERYFKSHLDGELDNLEAAMREYLELPA
- a CDS encoding nitrilase-related carbon-nitrogen hydrolase, with translation MKLALAQLQVEPADVAGNVARAEAAIETAAARGVDLVALPELFNVGYFSFDLYARNAEGLHGETLSRLSDAALENDVAVLAGSIVEDLGQTREQTDVHTPADDGLANTAVLFDAEGERQLVYRKHHLFGYESAETGLLTPGDRVPVADLGGFTIGVTTCYDLRFPELYRGLVDDGADMLLVPSAWPYPRVEHWQTLPRARAIENLSYVATINASADFEDATLVGRSTVFDPWGTPVATTDDRPDIVYADADPDEVARVRDEFPALDDRR
- a CDS encoding aldehyde dehydrogenase family protein, which gives rise to MSQQATETYQHYIGGEWTDGTSEETFESKNPATGETLGEFARGTPEDVETALQAADDAFEEWRELSHIDRAEYLWEIYHELRERTEELAEVVTKECGKEISEGRADVIEAYHMVEWAAGDARHPKGDVIPSEIPSKDAYMRRKPRGVVGCITPWNFPVAIPFWHMAVALVEGNTVVFKPAEQTPWCAQIIAEMFEDAGIPDGVFNMVQGFGDAGAQIVDDDRTDTVLFTGSAEVGNEVASKVGGMPGKLAACEMGGKNGIVITEEADLDVAVHSAVMSSFKTTGQRCVSSERLIVHEDVYDEFKERYVEIAKNVSVGDPLSEDTFMGPAIEPQHVEKIGRHNEMAEKEGANVLVDRFDLEDSEIPEGHEDGNWVGPFVYEIDYDPDLRCIKEECFGPHVALMKYSGDIEDAVEIHNDTPYGLAGAIISEDYRQINYFRDNAEIGLAYGNLPCIGAEVHLPFGGVKKSGNGYPSAREVIEAVTERTAWTLNNSKDIEMAQGLSADIKTTSDDD
- a CDS encoding RIO1 family regulatory kinase/ATPase, producing the protein MPLRNWVRGTVPWDDLEKVGRELARRSPDDEVRIEFLEADNWLSTPLVVDNRWFVKVITPQNALVHALFTTGRNLGVFSSGTEGFFDRFDGPLQMAEHELEATRRMRDIGLNAPEPVESFGVDDLGVLVLEYLPSFRTLDDVGPSEATALAESLFQVLRELHDHGLAHGDLRAENVLVVDGEVYFIDATSVRQEGLAGARAYDLACAMAVLAPMLHARDTVRIAASVYPTTDLLAAREFLDFVKLRPDHDFDAALVKGEIEKVAN